From a single Glycine soja cultivar W05 chromosome 19, ASM419377v2, whole genome shotgun sequence genomic region:
- the LOC114398078 gene encoding triacylglycerol lipase 2-like, whose product MARMGLLGFVALTFFILASVPRQALASSHGFYARKIFPVEPSSFKGLCSSAVTIHGYECQELEVTTKDGYILSLQRIPEGRRKVSGRETKKQPVIIQHGVMVDGMTWLMNSPEQNLPLILADNGFDVWIVNSRGTRYSRRHTSLDPSINAYWNWSFDEMVTYDLPAVFDYVSKQTGQKIDYVGHSLGTLVALASFSEGKLVNQLKSAALLSPVAYLSHMKTALGVVAARSLLGEFFTISGMAEFDPKGLPATEFVKFLCLNPEVDCTNLLTAITGDNCCLNSSVFDQFITNEPQPTATKNMMHLAQIVRSGVLAKFNYGGKSPQIYNLSNIPHDLPLFISYGGEDALADVIDVRNMLADLKFHDEDKLSVQYIKEYAHVDYIMGVNAKDLVYNGITSFFKHHH is encoded by the exons ATGGCTCGCATGGGTTTGTTGGGTTTCGTTGCTTTGACCTTCTTTATCTTAGCTTCCGTGCCTCGTCAAGCATTGGCATCGAGCCATGGCTTTTATGCTAGAAAGATCTTTCCAGTTGAACCGTCATCATTTAaaggtttatgctcctctgcggTCACTATTCATGGCTACGAGTGTCAGGAACTTGAA GTTACTACCAAAGATGGGTACATTCTTAGCCTTCAAAGGATCCCTGAAGGTCGAAGGAAGGTTAGTGGCCGTGAGACTAAGAAACAGCCAGTGATAATACAGCACGGAGTAATGGTG GATGGAATGACATGGCTTATGAACTCTCCAGAGCAAAACCTGCCCTTGATTCTAGCAGATAATGGCTTTGATGTGTGGATTGTTAATTCCAGAGGAACAAGATATAGCCGCAGACACACCTCTCTGGACCCCTCTATCAAT GCTTATTGGAATTGGTCCTTTGATGAAATGGTGACTTATGATCTGCCTGCTGTTTTTGATTATGTGTCCAAACAAACTGGGCAGAAGATAGACTATGTGGGACATTCTTTG GGAACTTTGGTAGCTTTGGCATCCTTCTCAGAAGGGAAATTGGTGAATCAGCTAAAATCAGCAGCCTTGTTGAGTCCGGTTGCCTATCTGAGCCACATGAAGACAGCACTTGGAGTTGTTGCTGCTAGGTCCTTGCTTGGAGAG TTCTTTACCATTTCTGGTATGGCAGAATTTGATCCCAAAGG GTTACCTGCTACTGAATTTGTGAAGTTTCTCTGCCTTAACCCTGAGGTGGACTGCACAAACTTGCTTACTGCAATAACTG GTGATAACTGCTGCCTCAATTCTTCAGTTTTTGATCAATTCATTACGAATGAACCTCAGCCAACAGCAACAAAGAACATGATGCACTTGGCTCAGA TTGTTAGAAGTGGGGTTCTGGCAAAATTCAATTACGGAGGAAAATCTCCTCAAATCTATAACCTTTCCAATATCCCCCACGACCTCCCTCTCTTCATAAGCTATGGTGGCGAAGATGCACTCGCTGATGTAATTGATGTTAGGAATATGCTAGCTGACTTGAAGTTCCACGATGAAGACAAACTAAGTGTTCAGTACATCAAGGAATATGCTCATGTAGACTACATTATGGGAGTCAATGCCAAGGACTTAGTGTACAATGGTATTACTTCATTTTTCAAGCATCATCATTAG